The following proteins come from a genomic window of Dermacentor albipictus isolate Rhodes 1998 colony chromosome 8, USDA_Dalb.pri_finalv2, whole genome shotgun sequence:
- the LOC139048933 gene encoding uncharacterized protein: MAGGDPRKFPVTTGRADSLKMFDVGQADIEGIKGFFSGHAVDYASPCTATEDRACHIVRHLSVWNEVLSQAKLELRETPRKRSGLTVASIDCPYMRDYSLDTLHRVATLLHCLVKKHHCVTHFDVTVGWLNLYDKLLCDALRGNQFVESLKLRDSYGRGIGPDRIFCAVVPTLPNLKHFECTSNAECRCSFLDELTSLLLTTRSLTSLHLPNLYMKRKEAEAFLTAITACSTLKELSLNTAVVASSQEGMCATFAEYLKSSTALTTLSFVGERSFYRTSMQLILRGLVENKTITRLDFRRALVLEQCVEEVSNIFAKNKTLRSIHIVHCRRHQHHTGAFVWDGWLTALTENETLQELTLPLHIWRPQKWALFFRALSAKHSLKHVVIDGDSASAVVLQEVCEALRESGAEEKVVFWQHLGVACYRYAFRLLRYHCFRNVIASQADDGADAPPLGRLLHQLCSLNHVTSLTVIIDPGRHSENLSSALTDYVGTTTTLKILRLISMSPAYSANETDLDWTAVVESFSRNSSLAELYVSATCMSEDDSKRMADVVNHSENIRRFSVSVRRGWNWASFVSRLSDGICRNYSLIEVEVPGYMNKDSFAIWDTARRNSRLVATASQFLAGANPDKTTAAALERVLRHRVLLEELAEIQSISEDEAAAALREEVRSFEGLHDFMRLAGVVKERVTCHRREDGRTQLDDLNEHCWIAIRRFLALGDVVDECGQSEPNRA; encoded by the exons ATGGCAGGCGGTGACCCAAGGAAGTTCCCGGTGACGACTGGTCGGGCCGATTCGTTGAAGATGTTCGACGTGGGCCAGGCAGACATCGAAGGAATAAAGGGCTTCTTCTCGGGTCATGCCGTTGATTACGCGTCACCTTGCACTGCGACCGAGGACCGAGCGTGTCACATCGTTCGACACCTCAGTGTGTGGAACGAAGTGCTTTCCCAGGCCAAGCTCGAACTGAGAGAAACACCGCGAAAGCGCAGCGGGCTGACCGTAGCTAGCATCGACTGCCCGTACATGAGGGACTACTCGCTGGACACACTGCACCGGGTCGCCACGCTGCTGCACTGCCTCGTCAAGAAGCATCACTGCGTGACGCATTTCGACGTCACGGTGGGCTGGCTCAACTTGTACGACAAGCTCCTGTGCGACGCCCTCCGCGGAAACCAATTCGTCGAGTCGCTCAAGTTGCGGGACTCGTACGGCCGGGGCATCGGTCCTGACCGTATCTTCTGCGCGGTCGTGCCGACCCTGCCAAACTTGAAGCACTTCGAGTGCACCAGTAATGCGGAGTGCCGGTGCTCTTTTCTGGATGAACTGACGTCCCTTTTGCTGACGACGAGGTCGCTCACGTCTCTCCATCTTCCTAATTTGTACATGAAACGTAAGGAAGCTGAGGCATTCTTGACTGCGATCACGGCGTGCTCAACCCTGAAAGAACTCTCTTTGAACACTGCAGTCGTAGCCTCCTCTCAAGAAGGAATGTGTGCCACTTTCGCGGAGTACCTGAAGAGTTCGACTGCCTTAACGACGCTAAGCTTTGTGGGAGAGCGTTCTTTTTACCGCACCTCTATGCAGTTGATACTGCGAGGACTCGTGGAAAACAAAACCATCACCAGACTGGACTTCAGGAGGGCGTTGGTGCTGGAGCAGTGCGTCGAAGAAGTATCTAACATATTTGCAAAGAATAAGACGCTGCGCAGTATTCACATTGTTCATTGCCGTCGTCATCAGCACCACACAGGTGCTTTTGTTTGGGATGGCTGGCTGACAGCTCTCACAGAGAATGAGACGCTGCAAGAACTTACGCTGCCCTTGCACATCTGGCGACCCCAGAAGTGGGCTCTGTTCTTCAGAGCGCTTTCGGCGAAGCACAGTCTGAAGCACGTGGTCATAGATGGGGACTCCGCGAGCGCCGTCGTCCTGCAAGAAGTCTGCGAAGCCCTTCGAGAAAGTGGCGCCGAGGAGAAGGTCGTTTTCTGGCAACACTTGGGGGTTGCCTGCTATCGGTACGCTTTCCGTTTACTCAGGTACCACTGTTTCCGCAACGTCATCGCCTCACAGGCTGATGACGGAGCCGATGCTCCGCCACTTGGAAGGCTTCTGCACCAGCTGTGTTCGCTGAACCACGTGACATCGCTGACTGTGATTATCGATCCTGGCAGACACAGTGAGAACCTGTCGTCTGCTCTCACAGACTATGTTGGAACAACCACCACGCTCAAGATACTGCGATTGATCTCGATGTCTCCCGCCTACTCGGCTAATGAAACTGACCTAGATTGGACGGCCGTGGTAGAGTCGTTTTCAAGGAACAGCAGCTTAGCAGAGCTGTACGTGAGCGCCACATGCATGTCTGAGGACGACTCTAAGCGCATGGCTGATGTGGTCAACCACAGCGAAAATATACGAAGGTTCTCCGTTTCGGTACGAAGGGGCTGGAACTGGGCGTCGTTCGTGAGTCGCTTGTCCGACGGCATATGTCGCAACTACAGCCTCATAGAAGTCGAAGTTCCTGGCTACATGAACAAGGACTCGTTTGCCATTTGGGACACGGCCCGGAGGAACTCCCGCCTGGTGGCCACTGCGTCGCAATTCCTCGCAGGAGCTAATCCTGACAA GACCACTGCGGCGGCGCTGGAGCGGGTCCTGCGCCACCGTGTTCTTCTGGAGGAACTTGCCGAAATCCAGTCCATCAGCGAGGACGAGGCAGCGGCCGCTCTCCGAGAGGAAGTCCGGTCCTTCGAAGGCTTGCACGATTTCATGCGACTCGCAGGAGTCGTCAAGGAGAgggtcacgtgtcatcgacgggaAGACGGGCGCACGCAGCTCGACGACCTCAACGAGCACTGCTGGATCGCGATCCGACGCTTCCTCGCGCTTGGTGACGTCGTGGACGAATGCGGCCAATCAGAGCCGAACCGCGCGTGA